ttgcctgcccctgttgattaaaccattgttaattcgacctgtctgcatctgggtcttaccttcatacctgataatATATGTAAATGGCTGTTGACTGCAAAATGGCAAAATGAGTTGTTGGTGTATAATGGTGAATGGAAGATAGGCAGCGTCAAGTGAGGCATTACTCAAAATTACAAACAAAAGCAAAAGAAACCTGAgaaattcaatacatttagttgttATTCAATTCATTGCACATTTGCTCATGTGCAGACTCGTCACACTCAATGTAAAGCTTTAGAAAATACTGAGTGCTTTCACCTTGGTTGTAAATAAAATATATGGCATATTGACAGGTAAACCCTTTTAATTCATATTTTATGATAATTATGTAAAGTAAACATTGAGAATGAGGGCAGCATTAGTGGTCCACAACATAAATATATTCATAATTTCTGTAGGTAGTGATGCATTTCTCTTTCCCTTTTCCCATCCCATGAAAATACTCTTAATATTATTAATTGTTTATAGTTCTTTGACAGAATTGTCCCCACAGTTAGTGACCTACCTGTTGTGTAACAAAACCCCATCAACCACTGGCCTTGTCTCTTCTGATCATTGTATTTTCACCTGAAAGTGGCAAAATCCCCACTTTGCAGTTTTTCTTTGTTGTGTGCATGCTTCATATTGCACATAAACATGGAACGTCACTGCCCTTTTTAAAAAGACTTCAACAGGTTTACAATACATAACATCTCTctcaaattaaaaaaataattttaaTTGACTGTACACAATACCAaaaacactgctctttcccagGTAGTGTATAGCTCTCTTAACATGCCCTTTCCAGATCCAATCATTCTTCTTGTCCGCTTCCTTACCATTTTGTCTTCCTGTCCAGACTTCCCACAGTAAGTAGAGTTATCATCACTGAGGTCTCTCTGCGTGATACTTCCTGTGTCTATACCTCCCATTCCTTTCCTTGGCCATGTTGATGCATGCGTTGTGCTTGTTGGTCTGCAGGTGGTTCCAGTACTTGACCAGTTCGTTGGGCTGGAACTGGTGGGAGGTGATGAGGTGGCTGTACTTACAGCTGGAGTAGGACACCCTCCAGTGGTTGAAGAGGAACTCGTTGGGCGGCGGCGTGGGGTCAATGCGGAGCTTGGCCAGGCATATGCCCACGTAAACGTCCTCCAGGTGCAGCCTCCGTATGCTCAGAGACGCCTGATAGATCCTCTCCGCCATGTCCCCAGATAACACATACCCGGTTCCCGAGCAGAAGATGGGGTACCTCTCGCTAGGGTACAGCTCTGGAGGCATGTACCACTTGCTGTCCTTGTTGCGGTTGGGTGCGTAGCCCCTCATCAGATAGCCAGTGAAGTAGCTCTGTCTGGGTGGGAGCTCGGGCTTCAGCAGCTTCTGGATGAGATACTCTGTGTTAACAAACATGTCACTGTCTGTCTTCATGACATAGTGCGCCTGCGGGCAATGGGTGGCCACCCAGTTCATGCCCATCAGGGTTTTGATGGTGAGGTTGTAGTATGTGTCCTGATAGTCCTGCTGGATGATGTCATGGTGAACCCAGCTCTCCTCCTCGATGGCGGTCTGGGTGTACCTGTCTGAGCTCCGCCCTAGACCCAGCAGGAAGAGTCGGACGAAACCTAGACCCATGGCCACACTCTCGTTGCTCCACGTCTGCCGGATAGCGTTCCTGGCGTCTACCTGGCCTGGCTCTGCAGCGATCAGCAGCACCAAGAACGGGGTACTGTCCCTGCACTTGAAGGGCTCGTTGAGGATGTAGCGGTAGGGCTGGGAATTGAGCCTCCCTCCCACGCCCATCTCCTGCTGTAAACTGTTGTTGGCGCTCATCGAGTTCTCTAGTCCCATTACACCCACCATGGCTCCCCCTCCACCGCCACCCTCAGCCTGCTGGGAGCTGAGGTTAAGCTGGGGCTTTGGAGGCACGTAGCCTGTCTCCCTCCAAAGATTCCGCAGACTCAAGCTCTGATTTGCCTCGGTCTTGGCCGTGCGGAAGCCCCTAACGGTGTAGGTCAGGGGGTTGTCACGGGGCCCGGTCCGGCCCGGCAGCCAGTCCTGGTGgctgaagaagaggaagagggtgaAGAGGAGGGCCAGGGACAGGAGACCCGCCATGTGGGTCCGGAAGAACGAGCGCTTCATGGCCCAGGTCATCTTCATGGGGCAGCAGTGCCGCCGTCTCCACTGCATGGTGAATCAGCAGGCAGGGGGAGCAGGGGGCTGCAGCTGCTCTGGATGGCGCGGCGGCGGTCACATTTGATCACGTCAAACATGTGTTTGCCAACAGCCAGAGGGTTATTTGAGCTGGCAGATGGGTGGGAGTGAGCCCCCTGGCGGACCTAGTAGGGGATGTACAAGCCCCCCTGGCAGAGCTAGAAAGGGGTTGCTTGCGTCCCCTGGCAGAGCTAGGAGGGTGCTGACTCTGTGGCCATGGAGGCAGGTCCCAGGTTCTTCACTGGCTCTGTAGACACACCAAGGATCATGCTCCAGGTACGGGCTCCTTCAAATCAGAGACTGGAGTCGCCTTCTTAGTGGATCACCTCTCTTATCTGGGAAGACAGAACAGAGTAACAGGCTTGGCAAATGTTCAGAAATGTGCCTACTACTGTAGAATTGTATGGCGTTGAGCCATACGTATGTCAACAGTTTAAATTGTATAGATTTTACTATATCCCCATGAGGAACAAGCTTATTTAAAATTATTCAGCTTTGAATTTGTGTTTTGTTGTTTCTTTGCATTTTATTCCTAGTGGCGGATGATCAAAGTAATTCAGAATGACTCATCTATTCAAAAATGAAACCCCTGCTGCACTGCATGAGTAATGTATAGTCAAAGAAATAGAATCCAATAGAATGGATTCTATgtgtacagtataatgttacgcATTCACCATGGTAAGTACCTCTTGTAGTTTATATTTGCACTTTCCATGAGAGCAGCAAAACCTGACACTCATCTCCACTGGCCTTAAATGTCTGCATAGTAAACGCTCCGCCTGTGGTGGATTGTTAATAATGGGGAATTGAGATGGAGTGAAGAGTGTGAGTTCTTACGTCTGGATGAGGACTGCAATGGGTGATAGGGTGTAGATGCTAGTGGGGAAG
This genomic interval from Salvelinus alpinus chromosome 6, SLU_Salpinus.1, whole genome shotgun sequence contains the following:
- the LOC139577565 gene encoding beta-1,3-galactosyltransferase 2-like gives rise to the protein MQWRRRHCCPMKMTWAMKRSFFRTHMAGLLSLALLFTLFLFFSHQDWLPGRTGPRDNPLTYTVRGFRTAKTEANQSLSLRNLWRETGYVPPKPQLNLSSQQAEGGGGGGAMVGVMGLENSMSANNSLQQEMGVGGRLNSQPYRYILNEPFKCRDSTPFLVLLIAAEPGQVDARNAIRQTWSNESVAMGLGFVRLFLLGLGRSSDRYTQTAIEEESWVHHDIIQQDYQDTYYNLTIKTLMGMNWVATHCPQAHYVMKTDSDMFVNTEYLIQKLLKPELPPRQSYFTGYLMRGYAPNRNKDSKWYMPPELYPSERYPIFCSGTGYVLSGDMAERIYQASLSIRRLHLEDVYVGICLAKLRIDPTPPPNEFLFNHWRVSYSSCKYSHLITSHQFQPNELVKYWNHLQTNKHNACINMAKERNGRYRHRKYHAERPQ